AACGAGCTTGCCCTTTTCATAGCGCAGCGAGCAGGAAAGACCGTCGATCTTGTCCTCGGCGGTCATCGCGACGACCGCACCGCCGGGAAGATTGAGGAAGCGGCGCACGCGCGCGGCGAATTCCTCGACATCCTCGCCCGAAAAGGCGTTGTCGAGACTCATCATTCGCTGCGCATGCGTGACCTTGGCAAGCGGCGACGCCTCGACCGCGGCGCCGACCGCATTGTTCGGGCTGTCGGCGCGGATCAGCGCCGGGAAGGCGGCTTCGAGTTCGTTATTGCGGCGGACGAGCGCGTCATAGTCGGCGTCCGAAATCTCGGGCGCATCCTCGGCATGATAGCGCTTGCTGTGATAGGCGATTTGCTTCGCCAGCCGCATCAACTCATTGGCGGCGTCGGCCTGCGACATGGATTCTATTTCGGTCATGCACCGGCCTTTGCCACCGGCTTGAATTCGGCGCGAGTACCAAATCCTGCGATTAGCGGGCGACCTTTTTTAATCGCCGCCTGCACGGCGGGCAGTTGCAGCGAGGCGGCGTGCGCCTCCTTGCTATCCCACAGCTCGACGATCCAGATCGCGTCGGCGTTCGCGCTGTCTTCGCCGATCAGATAGGCCGTATTTCCAGGCATCTCGCCGGTCCCTTCGGCGAGGATCGCGACGAGTTCGGCGCGCTTGCCGGGCTGCGCCATCATCTGGCCGAGCAGGCCATATTGCGGATCGGCTTCTTCCATCTTTGCCTCCAGAGCACGGAGTTTCGTGGCGGGGAACAAGGCAGCCGCCATCGCCAGCATTGCGGCGAGATGTTCGCGCCGGTCCATCATTTCGCAATAGCCAGCACATGCACTTCGCGCCGGATCCGGAAACCGAGCGTTTCATAGAGCGCGATCGCGCCCGCATTGTCCGCATAGCTGTGCAGGAAAGGCTGTTCGCCGCGGGCGACCATCTTGCGCATGACGTGACCGATCAGCGCGCGCGCCAGCCCCCGGCCACGGCAATCCTCCCATGTCGCAACGCCGCTGACTTCCGCCATTCCGGGAACCAGGATGCGCTGCCCCGCCATCGCGAGCAGGCGGCCGTTCTCGCGGATTCCAAAGAAGGGACCATAAAGATGCGTCTTGGGACCCCATGGTCCAGGCTTTGCATGCTCGGCGAGCGCCGCCATTTCGGGGGCGTCGTCATCGCCCAGCGCAACGATTTCGGGCTCACCATCGCGCGCCACGGGCGGCGGGCCCTCGGCGATCATCTGCGCGAGCACCGCACGCTTCACTTCGCGCGTGCCGGCCGGTACCGGCCAAGGCTCTCCCTCGACGATCCAGATTTCTCCGTCATCCGGGACGAGTGCAGCAAGCGCGGCGAGAGCTTTGGCGCCGGTATCGGGGGCCGCTCCGAAAACGCCATAGCCGCGATCGATCCGCACCGCGCGTGCATCGCCCTCCGCAAGATGCGCCTGCCGGCCGGTAAGCATGCTCCATACCGGACGGTCGAGCGGGTGCGACGCGGTCATACCGCCGTCTCCAACAGCCTCTCGGCCTGCGCTCGTGCCTCCACGGTCACCTCGGCGCCTGAGAGCATGCGGGCGATTTCCTCGCGGCGGCCCGCTTCGTCGAGTTGGTGCACGCTGGTGCGCGTAACCACGCCTTCGCTCGACTTGGCGATGATGAAATGCGCGGCGCCCTTGGCCGCCACCTGTGGGCTGTGCGTTACGGCAAGAAGCTGCTTGCCCGCTCCGTCTCCCGCTCCCTTGGCCAACCTTGCCAGCCGTTCGCCGATCGCGCTGGCGACTGCGCCGCCGACGCCGCGATCGATTTCGTCAAAGATGATCGTGTCGGCCCCGCCCTCTTCGGCGAGCGCGACTTTCAGCGCGAGGATGAAGCGCGAAAGTTCACCGCCCGAGGCGATCTTGGCGAGCGGCGCGAAGGGCGCGCCGGGGTTGGTAGAGATGAGAAATTCGACGCGGTCCATGCCGTCGGCGCCCCAACGATCGGCGGGAACGCGTTCGACAAGAGTCTGGAAACGCGCCGCATCAAGCTTGAGGGGCACAAGTTCGCCCGCGACCGCGGCGTCGAGCCGGGTTGCTGCCTTAGCGCGCTGGTCGGACAGAGCCGTCGCCGCGTGTGTGTAGGCAGCCGCGCTTTCGGCGACCGCGGCTTCCAGTTTGGCGAGCCCCGCGCTGCCGCCTTCGATCGCATCGAGCCTTGCCGCGAGCGTGCCGGCGAGTTCGGCAAGGGCGTCGGGCTGGACATTATGCTTGCGCGCCATCGCGCGGAGTTCGAACAGCCGTGTTTCCGTCGCCTCTAACCGTTCGGGATCATATTCCATGGCGCGCGCGGCTTCGTGGAGCTTGGCCTCCGCTTCGTCGGCCTCGATGATAGCGCGATCAAGACCGGCGAGTGCTTCGGCGAGCAAGGGATGATCGCCCGCAAGCCGGTCGAGCCGCCGCGCCGCGCCGCGAAGCTGCGCGGGACCGCTGTCGCTACCCTCGAACGCCTCCATGATCGCGCCGAGGTCGCCTGCGACCTTCTCGCCCTTTTGCATCGCAGCGCGTGCTTCGGAGAGTTCGGCATCCTCGCCAGCTTGCGGCGCGAGCGCCTGCAATTCGGCGACGCAATGTTCGAGCCACTCGCGGTCGCGTTCGGCTTCGGAAATAGCCGCGCGCGCGGCGGCGAGGTGGTCCTCGGCGGCGCGCCATGTTGCATGGGCCGCTGCAACGCCGCGGGTATCGGCGCGTGCATAGGCATCGAGCAGCGCGCGGTGCCCTGCGGGGGCGAGCAGGCCCCGGTCGTCGTGCTGACCGTGAATTTCGACGAGATGGCCGCCGACTTCGCGCAGCAGCGCTGCCGAACAAGGCTGATCGTTCAGGAACGCTCGGCTGCCGCCGTCCGCCTTCAGCGTGCGGCGGATCAGCAGCGGCTCCCCAGCCTCCAACGCGATCTCATTCTCGGAGAGCAGCGAAGCGAGCTTCGTTCCCGATGCGGGCGCGGCAAAACTGGCCGTGACCTGCGCCTTGTCGGTACCCTGACGCACGAGCGCGCTATCAGCGCGCGCGCCCAGCGCGAGGCCGAGCGCGTCGAGCAGGATCGACTTGCCCGCCCCGGTCTCGCCAGTCAGCACGCCCAGCCCGGCCTCGAAATCGAGGTCGAGCCGTTCGATCAGAACGATATTGGCGATGGACAAAGCGGTCAGCACAGGGCGTCCTTACCGCAGAACAAAGGCAGAATCTATTCCCGGCGCGATCAGGCGCTCGGCGCGTTCTTCTGCATCAGCTTGTAAGCGCGCTGATACCATTCATTGCCCGGATAGTTGGCGCCGAGCACCGCAGCCGATTTCTTCGCCTCGGCAGGGATGCCGAGCGCGAGATAGGATTCGGTCAAGCGATAGAGCGCCTCGGGCGCGTGGCTGGTCGTCTGATATTTGTCGACGACCTCGCGAAAACGGATCGACGCCGCGAGCCAGTTCGAGCTGCGCTGGTAGAAACGGCCGATTTCCATTTCCTTGCCCGCGAGGTGATCCTGCACCAAGTCCACCTTAAGGCGCGCGTCGGATGCATAGCGGCTGTCGGGGTAGCGGCGGATCACTTCGCCAAGCGCGTTCTGCGCCTGCTGGGTGATTTTCTGGTCGCGGGTCACGTCGCTGATCTGCTCATAATAGCTGAGGCCGATCAGATAATAAGCGTAGGGCGCGTCCTTGTTGCCCGGGTGGATCGCGAGGAAGCGCTGCGCCGCCTCGATCGCCGGGGTATATTCGCGGTCCATATAATAGCTGAACGAGCTCATCAGCTGCGCGCGGCGCGCCCAGGGTGAATAGGGATGCTGACGCTCGACCTCGTCGAACAGCGCTGCAGCCAGTCCGTACTGGCGGCGTTCGAGCCGGTCCTGTGCCGCGCGGTACAGCGTGTTGACGTCACGCGCGACGTAACGCGTGTCTTTCTTCACATTGCCGCCCCCGGCACAGGCCGCCAGCATGGGGGTAATCGCAAGTGCTGCGGCGAGCAGGCGCGGCGACACACGGAAAGCGCGCGCGCGCGAGGAAGAAGGATGAGTCATGCGCGCGGTATAGCCACAGCGCAGATGAACGCAAAATAAATGATGGGGGTCCGGCGCAGCTTTACGGCGCCTTGACGACGCAGCCTTGCGGCGCGCCAGCGGGTGCAGGCACGCGGCGCGCGGTTTTGATTGTCACTTGCGGGTCGAGCATCTGGCCGACCATCACACCTTCGCCCGCCGTCGGGGAGATCGGGGCGTTGAAAATCTGCTCAGCAATGTCGGCGCCCGAGATGATTTCGCCGAACACGGCAAAGCCCGCGCCGTCGCCGCCGGGTGCGTCGCTGTCGAAACCCTTGATGTCGGATAGCAGCAGGAAGAAGTCGCTCGTCGCATCGCCGGGGTTGAGCCGCGCCATCGATAGCGCGCCCTTGCAATTCGTCAGCCCGCTGACCTTCGTCGGCTCATGCGCGATCGGCGGGAAATTCTTGCGCGCGTCGCCGCGATTGCCGGCCTGGATCAGTTGGTTCGCGGGTCCCCAGCTTTTGGTCGAGCGATAGAATTTGAACCCGTCCATCCGTTTTGCATCGACATAGCGCAGGAAATTTCCGGCGGTGATCGGCGCACGCTTGTTTTCGATCCGCACGGTGATCGTGCCGAGATCGGTGACGAGTGCGACATAGGGCCGCGTATCCGCCTCAACTACGGGCGTAACGGGCGCGGGCACCGTCGGGACCGGCGGGGGCAATTGCGTCGCCTGCGGCGGAACGGGGGCGGATTGGGCGGCGAGCGCGAGCGCGGATATAAGCGTGGTCAGCATGACATCGATCATAAACGCAATGCGCCGATCGATGCGAGAGGTTTCAGAGCGATTGGAAAATGCCGAAAGCCCGTTTAGGCATACCGACCGAACGAGCAAAAGAGGAACGTGATGAGCGAAACGCCGAACCGTGACGCCGCGCCGGCGCCTGCCGTGCCCGCACCGGACGCCGCGGCAATCGGAACACGCCTGCTGCGCTATCTACCCCTGATCACGATCGCGCATTTCCTGATCGGCCTGCCCGCGCTGATCGCGTCGCTCGCGCTCGCCTGGTTCGCCTTCGTCCAGGCCGATGCGACGCAAAAGATGCAGACGGGCGGCGTGATGCCCTTTGTCACCTTCGGGACGAGCAACGGGGACGAGGAAGGCAATCAGGATATTGCGCTGACGCTGACGAACAACGGCGTCGGTCCCGCGATCCTCGGTCCGATCGAAATCCGTTATGAAGGCAAGCCGGTAAAAACCCCGATCGATTTGCTCAGGGCATGTTGTACGCAAGCCGAGGCGCGCGCCCTCACCTTTTCCACTTCGCCTTCGACCGGAATCGCCGTGCGGCCCGGCGAGACAATCGAATTCGTCAGCTTTCCACGCACCCCCGCGTCCGAGAAAGTCTGGCAGACCTTCAACAAGGAGCGGTGGAAGCTCAAGGTCCGTGCCTGCTATTGCTCGATCTTCAACGATTGCTGGATCACCGAAGGCATGCAGGGCTTGCCGAAAGCGGTGAACAAATGTCCCGCCGACTGGTCGCTCTATCGCGAGGACGCCGGAAACCGCATCGCCGGGGTCAACGCGCAATAATTCAACCAATCGGTTGACAATAAAATCGGATGGCTCATATTCAACCACATGGTTGAATATGATTCGCACGCTCTCGACACGATCTTCCACGCCCTCGGCGATGCAACGCGCCGCGCGATGTTGGGCGAACTCGCCGCCGGTGAACGGACGGTGGGTGAACTCGCGGAGCCCTTCGCCATGTCGCTCGCCGCGGCATCGAAACATATCAAGGTGCTGGAAAATGCGGGGATGGTCCGCCGCAACGTGCGCGGCCGCACCCATGTCTGCAGTCTCGACCCCGTACCGCTTATGAGCGCCGATCAGTGGATCGGCGTTTACCGCCGCTTCTGGACCGACCGGATCGACACCCTCGAACGACTTTTGCGCGCGGAGGACGCCTCGCCCCCTCCGCCCAAGAAACCCCTCCCCGGGAAAGAAGGAGAAAAGTGATGACGACGATGCTGACCGACGACAATTACGGCGTGCTCACCGAGCCCGCGACGCTGACCATCGAACGCCTGCTTCCTGGCCCGGTCGAGCGCGTCTGGTCGTACCTGACCGATGGCGACCTGCGCCGCCAATGGCTCGCCGCGGGTGCGATGGAGCACATGGTCGGCGCGCCTGTCGAGTTGGTCTGGCGTAACGACGAGTTGACCGACCCGCCAGGCGAACGTCCCGAGGGCTTTGGCGACGAACACCGGATGACGTGCGAAGTCCTCGCGATCGACCCACGACGCCTCCTGTCGATCAGTTGGGGCAACACTGGCGGCGTGACTTTCACGCTCGAAGAAAAGGGCAACGAGGTTTTGCTGACGATCGTCCACAAACGCGTCGAGGATCCCTCGGTTCTGCTCAACGTCAGCGCGGGCTGGCACAGCCACATCGATGTGCTCGAAGCAAAGATGCGCGGAATGGCAGCGACGCCGCACTGGGACAATTTCTCGCAGTTGCGTGGTGTTTACGCCGAGCGCTTGTTCGGCTGATCCCGCCGCTATCGGAAGAGGAAGGGGCTGCACGAGCGGCCCCTTCCTTTTTGTGGAAAAGCCCGCTGCCTGAAGACGCTGTTCGAAGGTAGCTCGAAGCGAACTCGACAAGAATCCCGTTGCGGTCACCTCGGTCGAGAAGCTTCTGCTCGTCTGCGGCGAGGCGGAAAAGCTCTGGCCGAGTTGCCCGATGACCGAGCAGGTCAGGGGAATGGAGCAGTTCGGGGGAGCGGCGGAGGAGAACGCCGCTGCGCGTATCGACAGCTGGCCGAAAATTGTGGCATTCCTGAACGCCGAACTCGAACCGAAACGAATGCCGGATGACGGACGACAATGAAATCTTTCTGCGCGAGGCGATCGCGCTCGCCTATGCCAATGCCGAAAAAGGCGGCCGCCCGTTCGGCGCGGTGATCGTCCGCGACGGTCAGGTCGTCGCGCGCGGTGTGAACGAGATATTGGCGACCGGCGATCCGACTTCGCATGCCGAACTGAACGCGATCCGGCTCGCGAGCCAATCGCTGGGAGCTGACCTCAGCGGCTGCAAGGTTTTCGCCAGCGGCCACCCCTGTCCGATGTGCATGGCGGCAATGCGTCTCGCGGGCATCGCTACGGTAACCTATGCCTATTCGAACGAGGATGGCGCGCCTTACGGGCTCTCGACAGCGGCGATCTATGATGATCTCGCCAGGCCCTTTGCCGAACAGTCGATGGAAATCCGTCACCTGCCGGTCCGCAACGAGAACAAGCCCGACCTCTACGCCGACTGGCGGCAGCGGCAGGGTTGATCGCTGACGCAGCATATTACGGAGGGGTTAGCGACCGATAACGGCCATCATTTTATCATCATCCCGGATCAAGCGCGGGACGACGGAAGTAGGTGACCGAAAGTCCGCTCCCCACCCCATAGCCGTCAAAAAGGGGCCGCCTTTCGGCAGCCCCTCCTCTGTTCCGATAAGCGGAAGACTTAGTCCTTCAGGAAGTCGGGCACGTGACCCTGATCTTCCGGGCCTTCGCTGCGTTCGCGGCGCGGACCGCGGTCACCACCGCCGTCGCGGCGCGGGCCACGATCGCGGTCACGACCACCGCCGCCACGCGGGCCGCGATCGCCACGGTCGCCGCCGTCCCGACGCGGGCCACGATCACCGCGCGGTTCGCGCGGCGGGCGGGTATCTTCGAGTTCTTCGCCGGTTTCCTGGTTCACGACGCGCATCGACAGGCGAACCTTGCCGCGCTGGTCGATCTCGAGGACCTTGACCTTGACTTCCTGGCCTTCGGACAGGACGTCGGCCACCTTCTCGACGCGCTCGTTGGCGATTTCGCTGACGTGGACGAGACCGTCCTTGCCGCCCATGAAATTCACGAACGCACCGAAATCGACCAGGTTGACGACCTTGCCGTCATAGATCTTGCCGACTTCGGCTTCCTCGACGATGCCGCTGATCCACTTGCGCGCCGCTTCGATCTGCGTGAGGTCGCTCGACGAGATCTTGATCAGACCTTCGTCGTCGATGTCGACCTTGGCGCCGGTGGTCGCGACGATCTCGCGGATCACCTTGCCGCCGGTACCGATGACGTCGCGGATCTTCGACTTGTCGATCTGCATCGTCTCGATGCGCGGCGCGTGCGCCGACAATTCGCTGCGGGTTTCGCCGAGCGCCTTGTTCATCTCACCGAGGATGTGCGCGCGACCTTCCTTGGCCTGATTGAGCGCGGCCTCGAAGATCTCGCGCGTGATGCCCGCGATCTTGATGTCCATCTGCATCGTGGTGATGCCTTCGGACGTGCCCGCAACCTTGAAGTCCATGTCGCCAAGATGGTCTTCATCGCCCAGGATGTCCGACAGGATCGCATAGTCCTTGCCTTCGAGGATCAGGCCCATCGCGATGCCCGAGACGGGGCGCTTGATCGGCACGCCGGCGTCCATCATCGCGAGCGAACCGCCGCAAACCGACGCCATCGACGACGAGCCGTTCGACTCGGTGATGTCGCTGGTCAGGCGGATCGTGTAGGGGAATTCGTCCTTCGTCGGCAGCACGGGGTGCAGCGCGCGCCATGCCAGCTTGCCATGACCGACTTCGCGGCGGCCCGGCGCGCCGAAGCGGCCGACTTCACCGACCGAATAGGGCGGGAAGTTATAATGCAGCATGAAGTTCTGGTACGACAGGCCGTTGAGGCCGTCGATCATCTGCTCCGCATCCTTGGTGCCCAGCGTCGCGGTCGCAATCGTCTGGGTCTCGCCACGCGTGAACAGCGCCGAGCCGTGCGCGCGCGGCAGGAAGTGCGTTTCGGCAACGATCGGACGGATCTGCGTCGTCGTGCGGCCGTCGATGCGCTTGCCGTCCTTGAGGATGGCGCCGCGAACGATTTCGGCTTCGAGCTTCTTGGTCAGCTTGATGCCGGCCATAACGTCCTGCGGCGACAGGCCGTCGGCGACGAACGATTCCTTCGCCTTCGCACGCGCTTCGTTGAGCGCGTTCGAGCGGGCCGACTTGTCGGTCAGCTTGTAGGCGGCGGCAATGTCCTTGCCGATCAGCTTCTTCAGCTTGTCCTTGATCGCAGCATTGTCGTCGCCTGCGGCGACTTCCCACGGATCCTTGGCAGCCTGTTCGGCGAGCTTGACGATCGCCTTGACGATTTCCTTGCACGCGTCGTGCGCGAACAGGACGGCGCCGAGCATGATTTCTTCCGACAGCTCATTGGCTTCGGATTCAACCATCATAACGGCGTCATAGGTGGCGGCGACGACGAGATCGAGGTCGCCCTCGGCAACCTGTGCGTCGGTCGGGTTCAGGATATATTCGCCGTCGACATAACCGACGCGCGCGGCGCCGATCGGGCCCATGAAGGGCACGCCCGAGATGGTGAGCGCGGCCGAAGCGGCGACCATCGCGAGGATGTCGGGCTCGTTGTGGCCGTCATAGCTCAGAACCTGAGCGATGGCGTTGATTTCGTTGTAGAAACCTTCGGGGAACAGCGGGCGGATCGGACGGTCGATCAGGCGGCTGACAAGCGTTTCCTTTTCGGTCGCGCCGCGTTCGCGCTTGAAGAAGCCGCCCGGGATGCGGCCGGCGGCCGAATA
This sequence is a window from Sphingopyxis sp. USTB-05. Protein-coding genes within it:
- a CDS encoding nucleoside deaminase, whose protein sequence is MTDDNEIFLREAIALAYANAEKGGRPFGAVIVRDGQVVARGVNEILATGDPTSHAELNAIRLASQSLGADLSGCKVFASGHPCPMCMAAMRLAGIATVTYAYSNEDGAPYGLSTAAIYDDLARPFAEQSMEIRHLPVRNENKPDLYADWRQRQG
- a CDS encoding acyl-CoA thioester hydrolase/BAAT C-terminal domain-containing protein, with product MTEQVRGMEQFGGAAEENAAARIDSWPKIVAFLNAELEPKRMPDDGRQ
- a CDS encoding helix-turn-helix transcriptional regulator; the protein is MVEYDSHALDTIFHALGDATRRAMLGELAAGERTVGELAEPFAMSLAAASKHIKVLENAGMVRRNVRGRTHVCSLDPVPLMSADQWIGVYRRFWTDRIDTLERLLRAEDASPPPPKKPLPGKEGEK
- a CDS encoding peptidylprolyl isomerase; protein product: MLTTLISALALAAQSAPVPPQATQLPPPVPTVPAPVTPVVEADTRPYVALVTDLGTITVRIENKRAPITAGNFLRYVDAKRMDGFKFYRSTKSWGPANQLIQAGNRGDARKNFPPIAHEPTKVSGLTNCKGALSMARLNPGDATSDFFLLLSDIKGFDSDAPGGDGAGFAVFGEIISGADIAEQIFNAPISPTAGEGVMVGQMLDPQVTIKTARRVPAPAGAPQGCVVKAP
- a CDS encoding SRPBCC family protein, whose product is MTTMLTDDNYGVLTEPATLTIERLLPGPVERVWSYLTDGDLRRQWLAAGAMEHMVGAPVELVWRNDELTDPPGERPEGFGDEHRMTCEVLAIDPRRLLSISWGNTGGVTFTLEEKGNEVLLTIVHKRVEDPSVLLNVSAGWHSHIDVLEAKMRGMAATPHWDNFSQLRGVYAERLFG
- a CDS encoding GNAT family N-acetyltransferase: MTASHPLDRPVWSMLTGRQAHLAEGDARAVRIDRGYGVFGAAPDTGAKALAALAALVPDDGEIWIVEGEPWPVPAGTREVKRAVLAQMIAEGPPPVARDGEPEIVALGDDDAPEMAALAEHAKPGPWGPKTHLYGPFFGIRENGRLLAMAGQRILVPGMAEVSGVATWEDCRGRGLARALIGHVMRKMVARGEQPFLHSYADNAGAIALYETLGFRIRREVHVLAIAK
- the pnp gene encoding polyribonucleotide nucleotidyltransferase; protein product: MFDVKKVSIEWGGETLTLETGKVARQADGAVMATLGETVVLCAVTAAKSVKDGQDFFPLTVHYQEKYSAAGRIPGGFFKRERGATEKETLVSRLIDRPIRPLFPEGFYNEINAIAQVLSYDGHNEPDILAMVAASAALTISGVPFMGPIGAARVGYVDGEYILNPTDAQVAEGDLDLVVAATYDAVMMVESEANELSEEIMLGAVLFAHDACKEIVKAIVKLAEQAAKDPWEVAAGDDNAAIKDKLKKLIGKDIAAAYKLTDKSARSNALNEARAKAKESFVADGLSPQDVMAGIKLTKKLEAEIVRGAILKDGKRIDGRTTTQIRPIVAETHFLPRAHGSALFTRGETQTIATATLGTKDAEQMIDGLNGLSYQNFMLHYNFPPYSVGEVGRFGAPGRREVGHGKLAWRALHPVLPTKDEFPYTIRLTSDITESNGSSSMASVCGGSLAMMDAGVPIKRPVSGIAMGLILEGKDYAILSDILGDEDHLGDMDFKVAGTSEGITTMQMDIKIAGITREIFEAALNQAKEGRAHILGEMNKALGETRSELSAHAPRIETMQIDKSKIRDVIGTGGKVIREIVATTGAKVDIDDEGLIKISSSDLTQIEAARKWISGIVEEAEVGKIYDGKVVNLVDFGAFVNFMGGKDGLVHVSEIANERVEKVADVLSEGQEVKVKVLEIDQRGKVRLSMRVVNQETGEELEDTRPPREPRGDRGPRRDGGDRGDRGPRGGGGRDRDRGPRRDGGGDRGPRRERSEGPEDQGHVPDFLKD
- a CDS encoding outer membrane protein assembly factor BamD, with the protein product MTHPSSSRARAFRVSPRLLAAALAITPMLAACAGGGNVKKDTRYVARDVNTLYRAAQDRLERRQYGLAAALFDEVERQHPYSPWARRAQLMSSFSYYMDREYTPAIEAAQRFLAIHPGNKDAPYAYYLIGLSYYEQISDVTRDQKITQQAQNALGEVIRRYPDSRYASDARLKVDLVQDHLAGKEMEIGRFYQRSSNWLAASIRFREVVDKYQTTSHAPEALYRLTESYLALGIPAEAKKSAAVLGANYPGNEWYQRAYKLMQKNAPSA
- the recN gene encoding DNA repair protein RecN codes for the protein MLTALSIANIVLIERLDLDFEAGLGVLTGETGAGKSILLDALGLALGARADSALVRQGTDKAQVTASFAAPASGTKLASLLSENEIALEAGEPLLIRRTLKADGGSRAFLNDQPCSAALLREVGGHLVEIHGQHDDRGLLAPAGHRALLDAYARADTRGVAAAHATWRAAEDHLAAARAAISEAERDREWLEHCVAELQALAPQAGEDAELSEARAAMQKGEKVAGDLGAIMEAFEGSDSGPAQLRGAARRLDRLAGDHPLLAEALAGLDRAIIEADEAEAKLHEAARAMEYDPERLEATETRLFELRAMARKHNVQPDALAELAGTLAARLDAIEGGSAGLAKLEAAVAESAAAYTHAATALSDQRAKAATRLDAAVAGELVPLKLDAARFQTLVERVPADRWGADGMDRVEFLISTNPGAPFAPLAKIASGGELSRFILALKVALAEEGGADTIIFDEIDRGVGGAVASAIGERLARLAKGAGDGAGKQLLAVTHSPQVAAKGAAHFIIAKSSEGVVTRTSVHQLDEAGRREEIARMLSGAEVTVEARAQAERLLETAV
- a CDS encoding putative quinol monooxygenase — its product is MDRREHLAAMLAMAAALFPATKLRALEAKMEEADPQYGLLGQMMAQPGKRAELVAILAEGTGEMPGNTAYLIGEDSANADAIWIVELWDSKEAHAASLQLPAVQAAIKKGRPLIAGFGTRAEFKPVAKAGA